The region TTCTTTATGGTGGGAATCGGCTTAAGCGCAGGTGGCCAGATGTTTGAGCACTTATCTGATATTGGCTTGAAGGTCTTTGCTCTTGCTTTCTTAGTGAGTGTTGTGCCAGTGTTTTTTGCCTATCTCGTGGGTGCTTATATTCTGAAGATGAACCATGCCCTGCTGTTTGGTGCGATCATCGGTGCCCGTACTTGTGGCCCAGCAATGGACATCGTTAATGAATACGCAAAATCCACAATTCCAGCTTTGGGTTATGCTGGCACTTATGCGATTGCCAACATCTTGATGACTCTCGCCGGTACTGTGCTGATTTTGCTCAACTAGATCCGATGCCGCGTGATACACGCTGCATCTTCTTCGTGTTTGTTTTTCTTAGCCGACACCAAGACATTAAAAAAGGCGCTCATTGAGCGCCTTTTGTCTATCTGCTGTCCATTTAAGGACGGTAGACCCAATTAGAAATTGATCAGATCGAATTCTACTTCTGGGTTTACATCAGCTTCGTAATCAATGCCTTCGATACCAAAACCGAACAGTTTCAAGAACTCTTCTTTGTACTGAACGTAGTCAGTCAGTTCTTTAAGGTTTTCAGTCGTGATTTGTGGCCATAGATTTTGGCAGTGTTGTTGGATGTCATCACGTAGCTCTAAGTCGTCTAGACGTAGACGGTTTTTGTCGTCCACTTCTGGAGCTGAACCATCTTCTTTGTAAAGACGTTGACTGAACATACGGAAGATCTGTTCCATACAACCTTCGTGTACACCTTCTTCACGCATTTTCTTGAAGACCATTGCGATATAAAGAGGCATAACAGGAATAGCAGAACTTGCTTGAGTCACAACAGACTTAAGAACAGCAACGTTTGCACTGCCGCCTTTAGCAGACAGTTTCGAGTTCAGTTCAGATGCTGCGCGGTCTAGGTCCATCTTCGCACGGCCTAGAGCACCGTCCCAGTAGATTGGCCAAGTCAGCTCAGTACCGATGTAGCTGTAAGCAACGGTTTTACAACCTTCAGCCAGTACACCAGCTTCATCAAGCGCGTTGATCCACAATTCCCAATCTTGACCACCCATAACAGTGATGGTGTCTTCGATCT is a window of Vibrio porteresiae DSM 19223 DNA encoding:
- the fabV gene encoding enoyl-ACP reductase FabV, whose amino-acid sequence is MIIKPKIRGFICTTTHPVGCEANVKEQIEYTKANGPIKNAPKRVLVIGSSSGYGLSSRIAAAFGGGAATIGVFFEKPGTDKKPGTAGYYNSAAFDKFAKAEGLYSKSLNGDAFSNEAKEKTIELIKQDLGQIDMVVYSLASPVRKLPETGELIRSSLKPIGQTYTSTAVDTNRDVIIEASVEPATEQEIEDTITVMGGQDWELWINALDEAGVLAEGCKTVAYSYIGTELTWPIYWDGALGRAKMDLDRAASELNSKLSAKGGSANVAVLKSVVTQASSAIPVMPLYIAMVFKKMREEGVHEGCMEQIFRMFSQRLYKEDGSAPEVDDKNRLRLDDLELRDDIQQHCQNLWPQITTENLKELTDYVQYKEEFLKLFGFGIEGIDYEADVNPEVEFDLINF